Genomic window (Planctomycetia bacterium):
AATGGGGATAAATCCAGTCGTTGGTCGGGTTGAGCCAGACTTCCGCAAAGCCGCCAGCTCCCCAACTGGATCGCAGAGGCTGGCACACCTGAATCACCGGATGCTTTTCCATGTACTCCGGAATCGTAATCATCTTCACCACATGCTGGTCATGATGTGTCTTGCGGAACAGGAAGTCGAGGAACTCGGGCCCTTCGTACCACCAGTGGCCAAAAAGTTCTGCATCATACGGAGCAAGAATCAATGGCGGACGATCATCCATCAAATCATGCAGTACGCCGGTCTGTTTGATGCGGTGATCCAGAAAATGCCCGGCATGTTGGGCAGCCCGGTCGAGTGCCACCTGCCGGTTGTACGGGTTCTTCTTCTCTTCGCCGGTGATGGCATAGTACTTCATGCCCAGGTGCGTGCGGATGCCAATCTCGTGCAGGTGAGGCTTGATGTATTCTTCCTCAGCATCGAACCCGACATCGCGGTAGAACTCACGATAGGCCGGGTCGCCCGGGTATCCTTCAATGCTGCTCCAAACCTGTTTGGATGATTCAGTATCGCGTGCCACAGCTGCCACGCCTGTTCCTGGACATAACACCGGTGCAAAGATGCCATAACGAGGTCGCGGCGTGGCAAACAGCACACCATGCGTATCGACAAAGAAATACTTGATGCCACTGTCAGCCAGCAGTTGATCGACTCCCTCAGCGTAGCCACACTCAGCCAGCCAGATGCCGCGAGGCCTGTCGCCGAAGTGCCGCTGGAACTCGCGTGCCCCCTGTTCAATCTGCACCCGAGCAGCTTTGGGAGCCTGGTCGATCATCAAAGGCAGGAAGCCATGCGTTGCGCAACAGGTGATCAGTTCCAGCTTGCCTGTTTGATAAAACTTCCGAAACCCATTGAGCAGGTTGCGGTCATACTTCTCAACGAAGACCGATTTGCAGATTTGAAATCGCTCGAAGTACATTTTCGCCAGCTTGTGAAACGCCGGCTCAAACCGCGCCCGCCGTACCTCTTTCTCAGACAAGCTCAGCAGGTTGTCGATGTTGCGAACGTAGCGACTTTGCAGCAGGGGATCATCAAACATGGCTGCCAGCGTTGGCGTGACTGACATGGTCAGCCGCCAGTCGATGCCGTCACGTTCCCACCCTTCCATCATTTCCAGAAGTGGCACGTAGGTTTCGGTTATGCCTTCGTAGAACCAGTCTTCTTCCAGAAAGTCGTTATGCTCCGGATGCCTGACAAAAGGCAGATGGGCATGCAGCACAAAGCAGAGATATCCGGAAGGCATAAACGATGAACCCGCTTTCTTTTCTTGTCTCCTCTCCACTAGGAGGGAGAGGGGACGGGGGTGAGGGGGAAGTCGCGTGAGAGTATCGCGTTTGATTCCGTTCACCCGGTCATCTCGCGGAGCGAGATGACTACAAACGAAAGACTACAAACGTTAGGAGAGTCTAAGGCCTTTCGCCGATCAGGGGAAGCACGGTTTCCTCGGAACATTCAGACTTACCAGCTAACACAACCCATACGACAGGCAGAATCGTGCCACATGTTTACTTGCTAGACACAAGGTTAAATCGTAAAGTGTTGATAGGCTTAAGTCCTTCATGATTGGCCTTTTCGTTACGCTCATTCAATAATCTTCTCTCCGGTTTTGAACTATCCGTGATTGCCCTCATCAGCGACATTCATAGTAACCTGGAAGCCTTGCAAGCAGTTCTCAAAGATATTGCAACGCAAAATGTGGATAAGACCTACTGCCTGGGCGATATCATCGGTTATGGCCCCAATCCCCGCGAATGCATTGATGCCGTGATTGACTTGCCAGTAGTCATACTTGGCAACCACGATCAGGGTGCCATGTTTGATCCCGAAGGATTCAATCCCGGTGCTGAACGGGCCATTTTCTGGACGCGTTCCCAACTTGAGTTGGCTACCGATAACAAGGAAAAAAGGGAACGTCGCTGGGAATTCCTTGCTGAGAGACCTCGAACGCACCGTGAAGATAACGTCCTCTTTGTACACGGCTCAGCACGCAATCCGCTCAATGAATATGTGTTCCCCGAAGACATCTACAACCCACGCAAGATGGAACGCATTTTTGCCTACGTCAATGGAATCTGTTTCCAGGGGCATACCCATGTGCCAGGCGTCTTTTCAGAAAGCCTGCAATTTTACAGCCCTGAAGATATCTCCAATGAATACACCTACGATGGCCGCAAGACCATGGTCAACGTGGGTTCCGTTGGCCAGCCCCGCGATGGCGACTGGCGTGCGTGTTACGTTCTCTTCGATGGCAAAACCATCAAGTACCGCCGAGTAGAATACGATATCGATACGACAGTCAAAAAGATTTACGATATACCGGAACTGGAAAACTTCCTTGGCGACCGCCTCCGCGACGGACGGTAGTAGTAGTACTTGGCTTACTTTTTTTGAAAGAACGCATCTCCATTGGCCATTCAATGGTTGATCAGGCTTATAACTGATCACCCTCCCAGATGGAGTTTGCCCATGATCAGTTCAGCTTCAGTTTTGGCATTTACCCACAGAACGAACCAGGAATTTCGATTTGAAAGATTTATGAAAGATAGCAAATTCATGTGGCAAGCTGCATGTACTTTTGAAGTCAGAATTCAATTAGATCCCAGGATGGATTTTCAGGAGTTAATGAATATTGAATATCGACAGTTTATTTCTGGCGGCGTTTGGGTTCGCCAGGGTAATCGACCTTGGACGGCGGACGATAACCCAAATGCCAATGATAAATTCTTAATTCCGCCTTACGCCGGCCAGACGAAAGTATCGGGTATTCCCATGCGGGCTGTACGAGGTAAAGGATTGAGTTTAATGTATTGGAAAGAAGATGGCAAAGATGATGGTACAAATCCAGTGGTACGTTATGGTCATCGCAATGCAAATCCAACCAATCTCGGTTATGAAGTTGATAGATGGAGTCCAGGCCATCTCGACGGTTTCGCCTTTACGTTAAAGGACAAGCCTGCCATATGGGGTGAATGGCAGATACCTGC
Coding sequences:
- a CDS encoding DUF1957 domain-containing protein; this encodes MPSGYLCFVLHAHLPFVRHPEHNDFLEEDWFYEGITETYVPLLEMMEGWERDGIDWRLTMSVTPTLAAMFDDPLLQSRYVRNIDNLLSLSEKEVRRARFEPAFHKLAKMYFERFQICKSVFVEKYDRNLLNGFRKFYQTGKLELITCCATHGFLPLMIDQAPKAARVQIEQGAREFQRHFGDRPRGIWLAECGYAEGVDQLLADSGIKYFFVDTHGVLFATPRPRYGIFAPVLCPGTGVAAVARDTESSKQVWSSIEGYPGDPAYREFYRDVGFDAEEEYIKPHLHEIGIRTHLGMKYYAITGEEKKNPYNRQVALDRAAQHAGHFLDHRIKQTGVLHDLMDDRPPLILAPYDAELFGHWWYEGPEFLDFLFRKTHHDQHVVKMITIPEYMEKHPVIQVCQPLRSSWGAGGFAEVWLNPTNDWIYPHLHEAARRMSELATRYEKPTDLQDRALTVAARELLLAQASDWAFIMKTGTVVEYAHKRTKEHVDNFNKIYAQLGDDTISEETLSELEWKSTLFPTLDWRLYR
- a CDS encoding metallophosphoesterase family protein → MIALISDIHSNLEALQAVLKDIATQNVDKTYCLGDIIGYGPNPRECIDAVIDLPVVILGNHDQGAMFDPEGFNPGAERAIFWTRSQLELATDNKEKRERRWEFLAERPRTHREDNVLFVHGSARNPLNEYVFPEDIYNPRKMERIFAYVNGICFQGHTHVPGVFSESLQFYSPEDISNEYTYDGRKTMVNVGSVGQPRDGDWRACYVLFDGKTIKYRRVEYDIDTTVKKIYDIPELENFLGDRLRDGR